In the Bacillus shivajii genome, one interval contains:
- a CDS encoding TraB/GumN family protein has product MKKSLQTGLILLFIFTLIGCTESTIEFPDDGLQTAVLEAAELNKDITTEDAKLLTSIDASEKGIQSIIGIEQLESLETVDLSDNEIEDFTPLLKLENLESLDIIGNFHDDDFDTIELLMEKGVTVHYDDRPDFAETGPPSEGVFYKVEEGNNTVYLFGSIHVGMEEIFPLHDSVEEAFDKADYLAVEIDTTELNGFEVAHYLNQVGTFQDGRTLSNVVPEDLFSDAVDILQGHHYDETMINMLKPWYAAMMISNVAVEDAGYSAEYGIDFYFIERARDNIEIIGLETFEGQLSMFDILTEESQIEYLREVVEEYDYAEEEIGELMEVWRNGDIDALLPHREIDETRSDDYQEYMRALMDDRDYDMTEKIEEFLLDGHGETYFVVVGAMHLVGETSIVGLLEDRGYDIVEGIQ; this is encoded by the coding sequence ATGAAAAAAAGCTTACAAACTGGACTTATTCTTCTCTTTATTTTTACACTCATCGGTTGTACAGAGAGTACGATCGAATTTCCTGACGATGGATTGCAGACTGCCGTATTGGAGGCTGCAGAATTAAATAAAGATATCACAACAGAAGACGCGAAGTTATTGACGTCAATTGATGCCTCTGAAAAAGGGATCCAGTCAATTATAGGGATTGAACAATTAGAGAGCTTAGAAACCGTCGACTTGTCCGATAACGAAATTGAAGACTTTACTCCGCTTTTAAAACTCGAAAATTTGGAGAGTCTTGATATAATCGGGAATTTTCATGATGATGATTTCGATACGATTGAATTATTAATGGAAAAAGGCGTGACGGTTCATTACGATGATAGGCCTGACTTTGCAGAAACCGGACCACCGTCAGAAGGAGTTTTTTACAAAGTCGAAGAAGGCAATAATACTGTTTACTTATTTGGTTCCATTCACGTTGGAATGGAAGAGATCTTCCCGCTGCATGACTCTGTAGAAGAGGCTTTTGACAAGGCTGATTACTTAGCTGTCGAAATAGATACAACGGAGCTAAACGGGTTTGAAGTTGCACACTATCTGAATCAAGTTGGGACGTTCCAAGATGGCAGAACCTTAAGCAACGTTGTACCTGAAGATTTATTTTCTGATGCTGTAGACATATTACAAGGCCATCATTATGACGAAACGATGATTAACATGTTAAAACCTTGGTATGCAGCAATGATGATTTCAAACGTAGCTGTTGAAGATGCTGGTTACTCTGCTGAATATGGGATTGACTTTTACTTTATTGAACGCGCTCGAGATAACATCGAGATTATTGGACTTGAGACATTTGAAGGTCAACTCTCCATGTTTGACATATTAACGGAAGAAAGCCAAATCGAATACTTACGTGAAGTTGTTGAAGAGTATGATTATGCTGAAGAAGAAATAGGCGAGCTCATGGAAGTTTGGAGAAATGGAGATATAGATGCATTACTTCCTCATCGAGAAATTGATGAAACAAGAAGTGATGATTATCAAGAGTATATGCGTGCGCTCATGGACGACCGTGATTATGACATGACAGAAAAAATTGAGGAATTTCTGTTAGATGGGCACGGTGAAACATACTTCGTCGTAGTTGGTGCCATGCACCTTGTCGGAGAAACGAGTATTGTTGGTCTACTTGAAGACCGTGGCTATGATATCGTCGAAGGTATTCAATAA
- the kynU gene encoding kynureninase has translation MTLTFDQAVQLDKNDPLAKYKDEFYIQEGHLYMDGNSLGLLSKRAETALNRSLNDWTEHGIDGWTDGAEPWFYLSEKLGEMTAPLLGAKKDEVISTGSITTNLHQMVATFFQPKGKKTKILTEELAFPTDMYVLQSQLSLQGLDPNEHLIVVKSKNGHTLDEDTIIENMTDEVALVVLPSVLYRSGQLLNMKRLTSEAHSRGITIGFDLAHSAGSIPHKLHEWGCDFAVWCTYKYLNSGPGGIGGLFVHEKHHGRAPGLAGWFGSNKERQFDMAHEMTPAETAGAYQLGTPHVFSSAPLIGSLEMFEEVGIDVVREKSLKLTNFLLECLREEQLLGEFEVITPLEESKRGGHIAVSHVEAARICKALKKRGVIPDYRAPNVIRFAPIAFYTSFEDVWKTVQALKTIMDQQEYKEFSNNRNVIA, from the coding sequence GTGACACTAACATTTGATCAAGCGGTACAGTTGGACAAGAATGATCCGTTAGCAAAGTATAAGGATGAGTTTTACATACAAGAAGGTCACCTTTACATGGATGGAAATTCACTTGGCCTTCTCTCAAAACGTGCTGAAACAGCTCTTAATCGTTCTTTAAATGATTGGACAGAGCATGGGATTGACGGCTGGACAGATGGTGCGGAACCTTGGTTTTACCTTTCAGAAAAATTAGGAGAGATGACCGCTCCTCTTCTCGGAGCCAAAAAAGACGAAGTGATTTCAACTGGATCAATCACGACGAATTTGCACCAAATGGTTGCTACGTTTTTCCAACCAAAAGGGAAGAAAACCAAAATATTAACCGAAGAACTTGCTTTTCCAACTGACATGTATGTTTTACAAAGTCAGCTCTCTTTACAAGGACTAGACCCTAATGAACATTTAATCGTTGTCAAAAGTAAAAACGGTCACACCTTAGACGAAGACACCATTATTGAAAACATGACCGATGAAGTTGCATTAGTTGTCCTACCATCTGTCCTTTATCGAAGTGGGCAATTGTTAAACATGAAACGGTTAACGAGTGAAGCCCATAGTCGAGGTATCACAATCGGTTTTGACCTTGCCCACTCTGCTGGATCCATCCCTCACAAGTTGCACGAATGGGGATGTGATTTTGCCGTTTGGTGCACGTATAAGTATTTAAACAGCGGTCCAGGAGGTATTGGTGGACTCTTCGTTCACGAAAAGCACCATGGACGTGCTCCAGGATTAGCTGGCTGGTTTGGCTCAAATAAAGAGCGTCAATTTGATATGGCTCACGAAATGACTCCTGCAGAAACAGCTGGTGCTTATCAACTCGGAACTCCGCACGTTTTTAGCAGCGCACCATTGATCGGTTCCCTTGAAATGTTTGAAGAAGTCGGAATTGACGTTGTAAGGGAAAAATCTTTAAAACTAACAAATTTTTTATTAGAGTGTCTTCGTGAAGAACAGTTACTAGGAGAATTTGAAGTAATTACACCGTTAGAAGAATCGAAACGCGGTGGTCATATCGCAGTATCCCATGTGGAGGCTGCGAGAATTTGTAAAGCATTGAAGAAACGAGGGGTCATTCCAGATTACCGTGCACCAAATGTCATTCGTTTTGCACCGATCGCTTTCTATACGTCATTTGAAGATGTATGGAAAACTGTTCAAGCATTAAAAACGATTATGGACCAACAAGAATACAAGGAGTTTTCAAACAATCGAAATGTCATCGCATAA
- a CDS encoding DEAD/DEAH box helicase, which translates to MALFKDLNIEQSILRAIESMGFTEATPIQEQVVPYGKEGKDIIGQAQTGTGKTAAFSIPLIENMEAEQKHPQGLVLTPTRELAIQVSQEINKLGQFKGVRSLPIYGGQDIGKQIRGLKDRPQIIVATPGRFMDHMRRKTIRPEFMKSVVLDEADEMLSMGFIEDIETILADVPAERNTMLFSATMPPRLKTIVQKFMNDPISIAIKAKEMTVENIEQRYIEVREKEKFDALCHLLDIDPPELAIVFGRTKRRVDELTESLSIRGFAAEGLHGDMKQERRDQVIRKFKRGTIEILVATDVAARGLDVNNVSHVFNFDLPQDSESYVHRIGRTGRAGKSGIAFSFVTPKEKDHLNVIEKVTKKPMKRQGVPTFAEALAGRHQQAVSQLEKALGQELDENLYGYAQTLMEDNDPVALVAAALKMVTKEPSKQTVKITGEAPVRTKRKSGGGGFSRKRNDDRKGGKGGYRKGGGGGGRERDRNRKPRKERDSMKLRGGGGGKKRSRQD; encoded by the coding sequence TTGGCATTATTTAAAGATCTAAATATCGAGCAATCGATATTACGTGCAATTGAAAGCATGGGGTTTACAGAAGCGACCCCGATTCAAGAACAGGTTGTCCCATATGGAAAAGAAGGAAAAGACATTATTGGTCAAGCGCAAACTGGAACAGGTAAAACAGCAGCGTTTAGTATTCCTTTAATTGAAAATATGGAAGCAGAACAAAAGCATCCACAAGGTCTTGTGTTAACACCAACGCGTGAGTTAGCCATTCAAGTTTCACAAGAAATTAATAAGCTTGGTCAATTCAAAGGCGTTCGTTCACTACCTATTTACGGCGGACAAGATATTGGCAAGCAAATTCGTGGTTTAAAAGACCGTCCACAAATTATCGTTGCAACACCAGGACGTTTTATGGACCATATGCGTCGTAAAACGATTCGTCCTGAATTTATGAAATCCGTTGTTTTAGATGAAGCTGATGAGATGCTAAGCATGGGCTTTATCGAGGACATTGAAACGATTTTGGCAGACGTTCCTGCTGAAAGAAATACGATGCTATTTTCAGCGACGATGCCACCACGATTAAAAACAATCGTACAAAAATTCATGAATGATCCAATCTCTATTGCAATTAAAGCAAAAGAAATGACGGTTGAAAACATTGAACAACGCTACATCGAAGTGCGTGAAAAAGAAAAGTTTGATGCGCTATGTCATTTATTAGACATAGACCCTCCTGAGCTTGCGATCGTTTTCGGTCGTACGAAACGAAGAGTCGACGAGTTAACGGAATCGTTAAGCATTCGCGGCTTTGCAGCGGAAGGGTTACACGGTGATATGAAACAAGAGCGTCGTGACCAAGTGATTCGTAAGTTTAAACGAGGAACGATCGAAATTCTCGTTGCAACAGATGTTGCTGCGCGTGGACTTGATGTAAATAACGTGTCTCACGTGTTTAACTTTGACTTACCGCAAGACTCTGAAAGCTACGTTCACCGTATTGGCCGTACAGGTCGTGCCGGAAAAAGCGGGATTGCTTTTAGCTTTGTGACACCAAAAGAAAAAGATCACTTAAACGTGATTGAAAAAGTTACAAAGAAACCGATGAAACGTCAAGGCGTACCAACGTTTGCTGAAGCACTTGCTGGTCGTCATCAACAAGCAGTTTCTCAATTAGAAAAAGCATTAGGCCAAGAGCTTGATGAAAACCTTTATGGTTATGCTCAGACACTGATGGAAGACAATGACCCTGTTGCGCTTGTAGCTGCAGCATTAAAAATGGTCACAAAAGAACCGAGTAAACAGACAGTGAAAATTACTGGAGAAGCACCGGTTCGTACGAAAAGAAAGTCTGGGGGAGGCGGATTCTCCCGTAAGCGTAATGATGACCGAAAAGGTGGTAAAGGCGGTTATCGTAAAGGTGGCGGCGGCGGTGGTCGTGAACGTGATCGTAACCGTAAACCACGTAAAGAACGTGACTCAATGAAACTTCGTGGTGGCGGAGGCGGAAAGAAACGCTCTCGTCAAGATTAA
- a CDS encoding c-type cytochrome, whose product MYITKEEIHLMLDHLSDDEIQAVYEYIHSLKGKRSEKKDHQT is encoded by the coding sequence TTGTACATTACAAAAGAAGAAATCCATTTAATGCTCGATCATTTATCAGATGATGAAATTCAGGCGGTTTACGAGTATATTCATTCATTGAAAGGGAAGCGATCTGAGAAAAAAGATCATCAAACCTAG
- a CDS encoding DUF3592 domain-containing protein produces MPIIALLIGVPLFIYGIFKLVKTKKNMDQSKVIHGTIVDFIVERMKDSRPGHYQISGNVAYFPVIEYVDAIDGTKKQFRSMTGFNKHKHKLGEEIELIYYIKNNRKEVMINHWFVVWGKGTFSLIAGGFLTLIGGLWLTSEWDKIQTLFM; encoded by the coding sequence ATGCCAATTATCGCATTACTTATAGGAGTGCCTTTATTCATTTACGGTATCTTTAAACTAGTTAAGACGAAAAAAAATATGGATCAATCTAAAGTGATCCACGGAACAATTGTTGATTTTATCGTTGAACGAATGAAAGATTCAAGGCCTGGTCATTATCAAATTTCTGGCAACGTCGCCTACTTTCCCGTTATTGAGTATGTCGATGCTATAGACGGTACAAAAAAACAATTTCGTTCGATGACTGGTTTTAATAAACATAAACATAAGCTTGGAGAAGAGATCGAACTCATCTATTATATAAAAAACAATAGAAAAGAAGTGATGATCAATCATTGGTTTGTGGTTTGGGGAAAAGGAACATTTTCGTTGATCGCTGGTGGATTCTTGACTCTTATTGGGGGACTTTGGTTAACTTCAGAATGGGACAAAATACAAACGTTATTTATGTGA
- a CDS encoding DEAD/DEAH box helicase yields MRNHAILEEKDIEGLCDLPNTYKRGKRYFTEGRVDDFRWDLHEECYKAWVVGSKSYEVKINLYENGTIKGCSCSCPAFQDFTGICKHIVAVLLYMKKKHGSEGERVLSSTQHGLKEQLKDKEVVHRLKVKEPAQTKALPEMEMMKAKNFIHSFSEVYYNKQERYREKELLSVQYELTLHGGFRTNHGSIVTLELKIGPKKLYVVKDIKEFLEAVFEKRSLKFAKHFTYDPLDYDFSIEDRHILETIWKYYQVQEDSSPSSMAYYGSRKRDRRSWTVPGSVFDEVLDLLGDRQVTVETPNGTIHGIDVSSERLPMEFHLEQNDNYEGTYKFTWENEDDFILLDKEYNAALYKETFYKLPTEGREAVHLLSRHFELHGKASLHFEKNELENFTSMVIPQLKQVGDVGISEEIDDLIDMSPLKANLYVDYDEERLRAEVVFHYGEHEFSPFDHESETTEKVVVRDVEQELYLLSLIENIPFKYNGKELYLNDFDEIIDFVFDEIPKLSQDFHLYATSKVKNLMYSPDVQPTVKVETNQELSLLDVSFQMDDLYEDEIDALLKDLLANKKYYRLSNGSFVSLEDQAFQEVKELYEDLDLPSHDLRANTSVPFLKAFQLDHENTSVLKRGKQFKALIEAVDHPEEMDFELPDELQAELRQYQETGFKWIMSLAHYNLGGILADDMGLGKTVQMIAYLLKQKELGVTEPSLIVCPSSLVFNWKKEIERFAPSLNVKVITGTVQERQTLISEEDSDTDVWITSYPLIRRDHDAYDEKVFSSMLLDEAQYVKNDWTKTAKAVKSIRAKYFFALSGTPIENSLDELYSIFDIVLPGLFQHKRAYKEMSQERITKRIRPFVLRRLKKDVLKDLPEKIENVQYTELNEEQKKVYMAQLRLIKDEASDAIKQNAFQENRMKILAGLTRLRQICCHPGMFLENYEGGSGKLERLLDYIEEANANGQRLVIFSQFTTMLAILKDEFDRRGWQYHYLDGSTPSEERLKLADRFNEGEKDFFLISLKAGGTGLNLTGGDTVVLYDSWWNPAVEEQAADRVYRYGQKKVVQVTKLITTGTIEEKIHQLQEQKRELLDQVIQSGETMISSLNKEDIEELLELET; encoded by the coding sequence GTGAGGAATCATGCAATTTTAGAAGAGAAGGATATTGAGGGCTTATGTGACCTTCCGAATACATACAAAAGAGGTAAACGATATTTTACGGAAGGAAGAGTCGATGACTTTCGTTGGGATCTTCACGAAGAGTGTTATAAAGCATGGGTGGTTGGCTCGAAGTCTTATGAAGTGAAAATCAATTTATATGAAAATGGTACGATCAAAGGTTGCTCTTGCAGCTGTCCTGCTTTTCAAGACTTTACGGGGATTTGTAAGCACATCGTTGCTGTATTGCTTTATATGAAAAAGAAACATGGTTCAGAAGGAGAACGAGTGCTGTCGTCTACTCAACATGGCTTGAAAGAACAACTAAAAGATAAAGAAGTCGTTCACCGCTTAAAAGTAAAGGAACCTGCCCAAACGAAAGCATTACCTGAAATGGAAATGATGAAAGCGAAAAATTTTATTCATTCCTTTAGTGAAGTATATTACAACAAACAAGAACGTTATCGCGAAAAAGAGCTTCTCTCAGTTCAGTACGAACTGACTTTGCACGGTGGTTTTCGAACAAATCATGGTAGTATCGTAACGTTGGAATTGAAAATAGGCCCGAAGAAGCTGTATGTTGTAAAAGATATAAAGGAGTTTTTAGAAGCTGTATTTGAAAAGCGGTCATTAAAATTCGCAAAGCATTTCACTTATGACCCGTTAGATTATGACTTTTCAATTGAAGATCGCCACATACTTGAAACGATTTGGAAGTATTATCAAGTACAAGAAGATTCATCACCTAGCTCAATGGCCTACTACGGTTCTCGAAAAAGAGACAGGAGAAGTTGGACGGTTCCAGGTTCTGTCTTTGATGAGGTTCTTGATCTATTAGGTGATCGTCAAGTGACAGTTGAAACTCCAAATGGAACGATTCATGGTATAGATGTATCATCTGAAAGATTGCCAATGGAATTTCACCTTGAGCAAAATGATAACTATGAAGGGACGTACAAATTTACGTGGGAAAATGAAGATGACTTTATTTTATTAGACAAAGAATATAATGCGGCGCTTTACAAAGAAACGTTTTATAAATTGCCTACAGAAGGACGAGAAGCTGTTCATCTTCTTTCAAGACACTTTGAACTTCATGGGAAGGCATCGTTACACTTTGAGAAAAACGAACTCGAGAATTTCACATCTATGGTTATACCGCAATTAAAACAAGTCGGTGATGTCGGTATTAGTGAAGAGATCGATGACTTAATCGATATGTCGCCATTAAAAGCGAACCTTTATGTTGATTATGATGAAGAACGATTACGAGCAGAAGTAGTTTTTCATTACGGTGAGCACGAGTTTTCTCCCTTTGATCATGAATCGGAGACGACAGAGAAGGTCGTTGTCCGTGATGTTGAACAGGAGCTATATTTATTATCACTAATAGAAAACATTCCATTCAAATACAACGGGAAAGAACTTTATTTAAATGACTTTGATGAGATCATTGATTTTGTTTTTGACGAGATCCCAAAGCTTTCACAAGATTTTCATTTATATGCAACGAGTAAGGTGAAAAACTTAATGTATTCACCTGATGTTCAGCCAACAGTGAAAGTTGAGACGAACCAAGAGTTAAGTTTGTTAGACGTATCATTTCAAATGGACGACTTATATGAAGATGAGATCGATGCATTGCTAAAAGATTTATTAGCAAACAAAAAATATTATCGCCTATCAAATGGTTCGTTTGTCTCGCTTGAAGATCAGGCTTTTCAAGAAGTAAAAGAGCTTTATGAAGATTTGGATTTACCAAGTCATGATCTACGAGCGAATACATCTGTTCCGTTTTTAAAGGCATTTCAGCTAGATCATGAAAATACGTCTGTTTTAAAGCGAGGCAAGCAGTTTAAGGCACTTATTGAAGCAGTCGATCATCCTGAGGAGATGGATTTTGAGCTACCAGACGAACTTCAGGCTGAGCTTCGCCAATATCAGGAAACCGGCTTCAAGTGGATCATGTCACTGGCTCATTACAATTTAGGGGGCATCCTCGCCGATGACATGGGACTAGGGAAAACGGTGCAGATGATTGCCTACCTTTTAAAGCAAAAAGAGCTGGGAGTAACAGAGCCATCACTTATTGTTTGCCCATCTAGCCTTGTTTTTAACTGGAAAAAAGAGATTGAACGATTTGCTCCATCGCTAAACGTGAAAGTCATTACTGGTACTGTTCAGGAGCGACAAACGTTGATCAGTGAAGAAGATAGTGATACAGATGTTTGGATCACCTCTTATCCACTAATTAGAAGAGATCATGACGCATATGATGAAAAAGTTTTTTCATCAATGCTTTTAGATGAAGCTCAATACGTCAAAAACGATTGGACGAAAACGGCAAAAGCCGTTAAATCAATTCGAGCGAAGTATTTCTTTGCCCTTAGTGGAACGCCGATCGAAAACTCGTTAGATGAATTGTACTCGATTTTTGATATCGTTCTTCCGGGGTTATTCCAACATAAACGTGCATATAAGGAAATGTCGCAAGAACGCATCACAAAGCGAATTCGCCCGTTCGTCTTACGTAGGTTGAAAAAAGATGTATTAAAAGATTTACCTGAGAAAATTGAAAACGTCCAATACACTGAGCTCAATGAAGAGCAGAAAAAAGTGTATATGGCCCAATTAAGGCTCATAAAAGATGAAGCAAGTGATGCCATTAAACAAAATGCCTTTCAAGAGAACCGAATGAAAATTTTAGCGGGTCTTACAAGGTTACGACAAATTTGTTGTCATCCCGGCATGTTTCTTGAGAATTATGAGGGAGGCTCGGGAAAACTAGAGCGGCTTCTCGACTATATCGAGGAGGCAAATGCAAATGGACAAAGGCTCGTAATATTTAGTCAGTTCACAACGATGCTTGCGATTTTAAAAGATGAGTTTGACCGACGTGGCTGGCAATACCATTATCTTGATGGATCAACTCCTTCAGAAGAAAGGCTTAAATTAGCTGATCGATTTAACGAAGGGGAGAAAGACTTCTTTTTAATTTCTTTAAAAGCTGGAGGTACTGGTTTAAACTTGACGGGTGGAGATACAGTTGTCTTGTACGATTCGTGGTGGAACCCAGCAGTTGAAGAGCAGGCTGCAGACCGTGTATACCGTTACGGGCAGAAAAAAGTCGTTCAAGTAACAAAGCTCATTACGACTGGTACGATCGAAGAAAAAATCCATCAACTCCAAGAGCAAAAAAGAGAGCTATTAGACCAAGTGATTCAATCTGGAGAAACGATGATTTCATCCTTAAATAAAGAAGACATCGAAGAACTATTAGAGCTTGAAACGTGA
- a CDS encoding ABC-F family ATP-binding cassette domain-containing protein: MSILRVENLLKTYGEKTLFNHISFSVGEKERIGLIGVNGTGKSSLLKVLASIDGREGGEIIHANDFHIEYLPQDPELDMEKTVIEQVYEGDSLIMKTMREYERTLLSLESAPTNEALQKQLVSAQEKMDKAEAWEANTVAKTILTKLGITEFSKRVKHLSGGQKKRVAMAKSLIQPADLLLLDEPTNHLDNETIEWLEQFLAQYRGALILITHDRYFLNRVTNRIFELDHGRLFQYEGNYELFLEKKSEREREEAKQEDKRQNILRRELAWLQRGAKARTTKQKARKDRIENIKSESYVHEKGDVDFAIGSVRLGKKVIELEGITQSFEGHQLFKDVDYLITPGDRLGIIGPNGSGKSTLLNIIAGRLIPDSGTIDIGETVKIGYYTQNHEEMDEDLRMIDYIKGVAEVVYTADGTVVTAEQMLERFLFSRPMQFTHIRRLSGGERRRLYLLKVLMQEPNVLFLDEPTNDLDTETLAVLEDYLDQFPGVVVTVSHDRYFLDRVVDKLLVFYGNGHVTRFHGSYSEYMETVKSEENEAKKQINVKEEKDSSQSTNQSKKPKKLSYKDQKEWDEIEDKIAELEEKVESLEQQIQESGSDFDLARDLFEEQKAVEGKLEALMERWEELSILVEEIEAEKNK, translated from the coding sequence ATGAGTATTTTACGAGTTGAAAACTTACTGAAAACATATGGAGAGAAAACTCTTTTTAATCATATTTCCTTTTCTGTTGGGGAAAAGGAGCGAATTGGACTCATTGGTGTAAATGGTACCGGTAAATCTTCACTACTTAAAGTATTAGCTAGTATTGATGGACGAGAAGGTGGAGAAATCATTCATGCTAATGATTTTCATATAGAGTACTTACCTCAAGATCCTGAGCTTGATATGGAAAAAACAGTGATTGAACAAGTGTATGAAGGTGATTCACTCATTATGAAAACGATGCGTGAATATGAACGAACATTGTTATCTCTTGAAAGCGCCCCAACAAACGAAGCATTGCAAAAGCAATTAGTAAGTGCGCAAGAAAAAATGGATAAAGCTGAAGCCTGGGAAGCAAACACAGTAGCAAAAACAATTTTAACGAAGCTAGGGATCACTGAGTTTTCCAAACGAGTGAAACATCTTTCTGGCGGGCAAAAAAAGAGAGTCGCCATGGCAAAATCACTGATTCAACCTGCAGATTTATTATTATTAGATGAGCCGACAAACCACTTAGATAATGAAACCATTGAGTGGCTTGAGCAATTTTTAGCGCAATATCGCGGCGCATTAATTCTCATTACGCACGACCGTTACTTTCTAAACCGTGTAACGAATCGTATTTTTGAACTTGATCATGGCAGGCTTTTTCAATATGAAGGAAACTATGAATTGTTTTTAGAGAAAAAATCAGAACGTGAACGAGAAGAAGCAAAACAAGAAGATAAACGACAAAACATTTTACGTCGAGAGCTTGCTTGGCTTCAGCGTGGCGCAAAAGCGCGTACGACGAAGCAGAAAGCTAGAAAAGATCGTATTGAAAACATCAAGAGTGAAAGCTATGTTCATGAAAAAGGAGATGTCGACTTTGCGATTGGCTCTGTCAGACTAGGAAAAAAAGTCATTGAGCTTGAAGGGATTACTCAATCCTTTGAAGGTCATCAGCTTTTTAAAGACGTTGATTATTTAATTACTCCTGGAGATCGTCTCGGAATTATTGGTCCGAATGGAAGCGGGAAATCGACGTTATTAAATATCATAGCAGGCCGACTAATACCTGACTCAGGAACAATTGATATTGGTGAAACGGTGAAAATCGGCTATTACACACAAAATCATGAAGAGATGGATGAAGATCTTCGCATGATCGATTATATAAAAGGCGTCGCTGAAGTCGTTTATACTGCTGATGGCACGGTTGTAACAGCAGAGCAGATGCTTGAGCGCTTTCTTTTTTCACGTCCAATGCAATTTACACACATCCGTAGACTTTCTGGAGGAGAACGTCGTCGCTTATATTTATTGAAGGTTTTAATGCAAGAACCGAACGTGTTGTTTTTAGATGAGCCGACAAATGACTTAGATACAGAAACGCTCGCAGTTTTGGAAGATTACTTAGATCAGTTCCCAGGTGTTGTCGTGACTGTTTCCCATGATCGATATTTCCTTGACCGTGTCGTAGATAAGCTCCTTGTTTTTTACGGGAACGGTCATGTTACACGTTTTCATGGAAGTTATAGTGAATATATGGAGACAGTGAAAAGTGAAGAGAACGAAGCAAAAAAACAAATAAATGTAAAAGAAGAAAAAGACTCTAGCCAATCGACAAACCAATCGAAAAAGCCGAAGAAATTATCTTATAAAGACCAGAAAGAATGGGATGAAATTGAAGACAAGATCGCAGAACTTGAGGAAAAAGTGGAGTCATTAGAACAGCAAATTCAAGAATCAGGAAGTGACTTTGATTTAGCTCGAGACCTTTTTGAAGAACAGAAGGCGGTTGAAGGAAAACTTGAAGCGTTAATGGAACGTTGGGAAGAACTATCGATTCTTGTGGAAGAAATAGAAGCTGAGAAAAATAAATAA